The Chryseolinea soli genome contains a region encoding:
- a CDS encoding potassium/proton antiporter produces the protein MKVPKYTGSFDMTVSAENILLLGSLLLFLSIIASKTSFKLGIPTLILFLVVGMLAGSDGLGGIYFNDPKIAQLLGVMALTFILFSGGLETKWESIQPIIWQGVSVSTLGVLITAMSVGVFSSYLLGYSWQEGMLLGAIVSSTDAAAVFSILRSRSVGLKGNLRPMLELESGSNDPMAYFLTVSFVYLISEPDATIISLVPKFFKGMILGAVAGYAFGKIMIWIVNRIKLDVDGLYPVLILSMVFFTFSFTDVVGGNGFLAVYISAVILGNSSFLHKKSLIKFYDGQAWLMQIVMFITLGLLVYPSEIVPVIGPGVLIALFLIFIARPAAIFISLSFSNGLNARKKLFLSWVGLRGAVPIIFATYPLLAGIESARTIFNLVFFISVSSVLLQGTTLPMVARWLRVSVPEKLKRKFPLDIELKDNSKSELVELDIPENSPAVGKLVMKLDLPKTALIVLIHRDGKYITANGDTEIRPRDHLLVMADNKSTVEKVFESFNLSPTH, from the coding sequence TTGAAGGTCCCTAAGTATACAGGATCTTTTGACATGACGGTATCGGCTGAAAACATTTTGCTCCTCGGATCGCTTTTGCTATTTCTTAGCATCATTGCGAGCAAAACCTCTTTTAAGCTGGGCATCCCCACGCTCATCCTCTTCCTGGTGGTGGGCATGTTGGCCGGGTCGGATGGTTTAGGGGGGATCTATTTCAACGACCCCAAGATCGCGCAGTTGCTGGGCGTGATGGCGTTGACGTTCATTCTTTTTTCCGGCGGACTGGAAACAAAGTGGGAGAGCATCCAGCCCATTATCTGGCAGGGGGTTTCGGTCTCCACGTTAGGCGTACTCATCACCGCCATGTCTGTCGGTGTATTCTCTTCTTATTTATTGGGGTATTCCTGGCAGGAAGGCATGTTGCTGGGAGCCATCGTATCGTCTACGGATGCCGCGGCGGTGTTCTCCATTTTGCGTTCGCGCAGTGTAGGCCTCAAAGGCAACCTTCGCCCCATGCTGGAATTGGAGAGCGGCAGCAACGACCCGATGGCATATTTTCTCACCGTTAGTTTTGTCTACCTGATCTCCGAACCCGATGCCACGATCATCTCGTTAGTGCCAAAGTTCTTTAAAGGGATGATCCTGGGTGCTGTGGCGGGCTATGCTTTCGGCAAGATCATGATCTGGATCGTGAACCGCATCAAGCTCGACGTCGACGGCCTGTATCCTGTACTCATCCTTTCAATGGTATTTTTTACATTCTCCTTCACCGACGTGGTGGGAGGGAACGGATTTTTGGCGGTCTACATTTCTGCCGTTATCCTGGGTAACAGCAGTTTCCTGCATAAGAAAAGCCTTATCAAATTTTATGACGGCCAGGCGTGGCTGATGCAAATCGTCATGTTCATTACGCTGGGGCTACTGGTCTATCCTTCGGAGATCGTGCCGGTCATTGGCCCGGGCGTACTCATTGCGTTATTCCTTATTTTTATTGCCCGTCCGGCGGCTATTTTCATATCGTTATCTTTTTCGAACGGTTTGAACGCACGAAAAAAACTATTCCTTTCCTGGGTGGGCCTGCGGGGTGCCGTGCCTATTATTTTTGCAACGTATCCGTTACTGGCCGGAATCGAGTCGGCCCGCACGATCTTTAACCTGGTGTTTTTTATCTCTGTATCGTCGGTCCTGCTGCAGGGCACCACGCTCCCCATGGTGGCCCGCTGGCTTCGGGTGAGCGTTCCTGAAAAACTAAAGCGCAAGTTCCCGCTCGACATCGAGTTGAAAGACAACTCCAAATCAGAACTGGTAGAGCTCGACATCCCCGAAAATTCCCCCGCCGTCGGCAAGCTCGTCATGAAACTCGATCTTCCGAAAACAGCGCTCATCGTGCTCATTCACCGCGACGGCAAATACATCACGGCCAACGGCGACACTGAAATTCGTCCCCGGGACCACCTCTTGGTGATGGCGGATAATAAATCTACGGTGGAGAAAGTATTCGAGAGCTTTAATCTAAGCCCGACGCATTGA
- a CDS encoding ABC transporter permease, with product MIRNNFLLACRSLFRNKSHTLIHILGLSIGMTVGLLILAYVRFEFSYDNFHVHADRTYRIATKVTLQEEVIAEETNTYDGIRNAVQADLPDVQAATSIYGFDSDQLFIRYEGSDKKITPLESFKGFNTDAHFFEVFSFPLLHGDPGQVLAHEYSAVISETLARRYFDNDALGKVLVTNDGEAQYRYVITGIAKDTPPNAHFSFDLLLRAADPNLTQKDNSFWTWGGQLYAVLSDHVKPENVAAQLNHLAREKNGLKVNQDDYGQVSTFQLQPLRDIHLFSHLQYELEANGSGVWVYVLALLALVILALAWVNYINLSTAIAAEKIRAVGIRKVMGASRTSLWMQVFTEAALYNLVSIFVAITAVMIVFPYFAAFVGMPRALGGWVDGNVVMLLAVLAMVSTLVSGGYPAYVIASYYPVRALKGKSERGSVTLRKFLVVFQFSLALILIVVTVVANRQLSFMHSRELGINMDQVLIIKALNFDKETWSDSAGGYVVDEMYLQKAEAFKQTLRQSALVASAATLSHLPGQTVNWGTEFKATAIDPDKAYRLKAVGVDYDFVKTLGLHLLAGRNFSVDIPADRGNEGRRAVLLNEAAVHRLGFKDAASAVHGHIQTYWGADYEIIGVVNSYHQLSLKENLEPLYFILQPRALSYYALQLQTGDMTAAIAGVAQVWHRHFPDYPFQYFFLDNFYDKQYQYDKRFSDVMLFFSGLAVFIAGMGLFGLTAFAVVQRTKEIGIRKVLGASALNLIQLFTRNFIGLIVISYAAATPLLYWGVQRWLENYAFRLELKPWFFIAPLAIMLLFALAVMSLQVIKVSLRNPVDSLRHE from the coding sequence ATGATAAGAAACAACTTCCTACTGGCCTGCCGCAGTCTGTTCAGGAACAAGTCCCACACGTTGATCCATATCCTGGGTTTGTCGATTGGCATGACCGTCGGGCTGCTGATCCTGGCCTATGTCCGGTTTGAATTCAGCTATGACAATTTTCATGTTCACGCAGACCGTACCTACCGCATCGCCACGAAGGTGACGCTCCAAGAAGAGGTGATCGCCGAAGAAACCAACACCTATGACGGCATCCGCAATGCGGTACAGGCAGATCTTCCTGATGTGCAAGCCGCCACGTCTATCTATGGCTTCGACTCCGACCAGTTGTTCATTCGCTATGAAGGGAGTGATAAAAAGATAACCCCCCTGGAGTCGTTCAAAGGCTTTAACACAGACGCTCATTTTTTTGAAGTATTTTCTTTTCCCTTGCTCCACGGTGATCCCGGGCAGGTGCTCGCACACGAATACTCGGCCGTGATTTCCGAAACCCTGGCCCGCCGCTACTTTGACAACGATGCGCTCGGAAAAGTGTTGGTGACCAACGATGGCGAAGCACAATACCGCTATGTCATCACGGGCATCGCCAAAGACACGCCGCCCAACGCCCATTTCTCGTTCGACTTGTTGTTGCGCGCCGCCGACCCCAACCTAACCCAAAAAGATAATTCGTTCTGGACCTGGGGTGGACAACTATACGCCGTATTAAGCGACCACGTCAAACCTGAAAATGTGGCAGCTCAACTCAATCACCTGGCGCGTGAAAAGAACGGGCTGAAAGTGAACCAGGATGACTATGGCCAGGTGAGCACCTTCCAACTGCAACCTTTGCGCGACATCCACCTCTTCTCGCACCTGCAATACGAGCTCGAAGCGAATGGCAGCGGCGTATGGGTTTACGTCCTGGCATTGCTGGCACTGGTCATCCTGGCCCTGGCGTGGGTGAACTATATTAACCTGTCGACCGCCATCGCGGCAGAGAAGATCCGCGCGGTGGGCATCCGCAAAGTGATGGGTGCTTCGCGGACAAGTTTGTGGATGCAAGTGTTCACCGAAGCTGCCCTCTACAACCTGGTCTCCATTTTTGTGGCCATCACCGCGGTGATGATCGTGTTTCCCTACTTCGCTGCATTTGTAGGCATGCCCCGGGCGCTTGGCGGATGGGTGGATGGAAACGTGGTGATGTTGCTCGCGGTCCTCGCGATGGTGAGCACGCTGGTTTCGGGTGGATATCCAGCCTATGTCATCGCTTCCTATTATCCCGTGCGGGCCTTGAAGGGCAAGAGCGAGCGGGGGAGTGTGACGCTGAGAAAATTTCTCGTGGTGTTTCAATTTTCCCTGGCGCTGATATTGATCGTGGTTACCGTGGTAGCCAACCGCCAGTTGTCTTTTATGCACTCGCGCGAACTGGGGATCAACATGGACCAGGTGTTGATCATCAAGGCCCTGAATTTTGACAAAGAGACGTGGTCCGATTCCGCCGGGGGATACGTCGTAGACGAAATGTATTTGCAAAAAGCAGAAGCCTTTAAGCAGACCCTTCGTCAATCGGCGCTGGTGGCGAGTGCGGCCACGCTCTCGCATTTGCCCGGACAGACCGTGAACTGGGGCACCGAGTTCAAGGCCACGGCCATCGATCCGGACAAAGCCTATCGGCTCAAGGCCGTGGGCGTGGACTATGATTTTGTAAAAACGCTGGGTCTCCACCTGCTGGCAGGACGCAACTTTTCGGTTGACATCCCGGCCGACCGGGGCAACGAAGGCCGGCGTGCCGTACTCCTGAACGAAGCGGCCGTACACCGGCTGGGCTTCAAAGATGCGGCGTCGGCTGTTCACGGTCACATTCAAACCTACTGGGGAGCCGACTATGAGATCATCGGTGTGGTAAATTCCTATCACCAACTTTCGCTGAAAGAAAACCTCGAACCCCTGTATTTCATACTCCAGCCCAGGGCATTATCGTACTACGCATTGCAACTGCAAACGGGTGACATGACCGCGGCCATTGCCGGCGTGGCGCAGGTGTGGCACCGGCATTTCCCGGACTACCCGTTCCAGTATTTTTTCCTCGATAATTTCTATGACAAACAATATCAATACGACAAGCGATTCAGCGATGTGATGCTTTTCTTTTCAGGATTGGCGGTTTTTATAGCCGGCATGGGCTTGTTTGGACTGACCGCCTTTGCCGTCGTGCAACGCACAAAAGAGATCGGCATCCGCAAGGTACTGGGCGCGTCGGCCCTCAACCTGATCCAACTCTTCACCCGCAACTTTATCGGGCTGATCGTGATCTCCTATGCAGCCGCCACCCCTTTGCTATATTGGGGTGTGCAGCGGTGGCTGGAAAACTATGCGTTCCGGTTGGAGCTAAAACCATGGTTCTTTATAGCACCCCTGGCCATCATGCTGCTGTTCGCCCTCGCGGTGATGAGTCTCCAGGTAATCAAAGTATCCCTAAGAAACCCCGTGGACAGCCTGCGACACGAATAG
- a CDS encoding ABC transporter permease, producing the protein MLHNYLKVAGRNIIKRKLYSFINAFGLSIGIAFCVLICLYIRDEKSFDQFHAHKDHILRLEEKSYNRWEKDPTNLYQRSAYLPAGLLPAVLDEIPEVECGTRFTSGSGVMRYQDKIFTEQLNYIDPGFFKVFSFTLREGNPDKLFQTPDEIVLTPAVAKKYFGDESPLGKTISMDNNGEKTLTVTGVIEAPPANSSINFSVLMPITQQPFFDKNKDQWGNFSFPIFIRLNDQAKLADLPPKLERVVQKYMGDRLEKWRKQGNVSPDIKIFELQFSVLTDIHMNTAVSWDKVSDPQYSLILGGIALLILVIACINYVSLALTTSTARRTEVGVRKVVGAQKKQLVYQFGLESLMLAFVSMLLGLGLVFLFLPAFNEFTGKNIRIGLDDASLLLGASTSITLVVGVLAGSYPALFLSGFRPAQVLKGSFTARLQAGFTRPLVVLQFALSAFLIISSVIMYRQMQYVTTKDLGYNKDQLLVIPTQTSWSEEANKMVERFRTRLQQEPSVVSVAGTSISFNQGWSHYGYKVNGEHKAAYVYAVDPYYLHTLGVEMAMGRNFDARIPADTSAVIVNEALVRDMQWSDPLNEYLNWKEDTVGLGAKVIGVVKDYHFLSLEKDIEPLFLSMDKKNVGYLGTMLVKVNATNLPATVEKLRGAWKELSPDKPFDYTFLDEDVARQYESYRRWMGIMGLSTAFAILIACLGLFGLSGINAVNRTKEIGIRKVMGATLAHIFVLLNRQYLTLAVIAFVGAIPAAWYVMTHWWLADFKFRIELGWELFAVGMLIGVAVALLTVSYHAVKAAMTNPAETLKYE; encoded by the coding sequence ATGCTGCACAACTATCTGAAAGTAGCCGGGCGCAACATTATTAAGCGCAAGCTGTATTCTTTTATCAACGCGTTCGGTCTCAGCATCGGCATTGCGTTTTGCGTGCTCATCTGCCTCTATATCCGCGACGAAAAGAGCTTCGACCAGTTTCACGCCCACAAGGACCATATTTTACGCCTCGAAGAAAAGAGCTACAATCGCTGGGAAAAAGATCCAACAAATCTCTATCAACGCTCAGCCTACCTGCCAGCCGGCCTTCTACCCGCCGTGCTCGACGAGATCCCGGAAGTGGAGTGTGGCACCCGTTTCACATCAGGCTCCGGCGTCATGCGTTACCAGGACAAGATCTTTACCGAACAACTCAACTATATCGACCCGGGGTTCTTTAAAGTCTTTTCCTTCACCCTGCGCGAAGGCAACCCCGACAAACTATTTCAAACCCCGGACGAGATCGTGTTGACCCCCGCCGTAGCCAAGAAATATTTCGGAGACGAAAGCCCCTTGGGAAAGACCATTTCGATGGACAACAACGGGGAGAAAACACTAACGGTGACCGGCGTCATCGAGGCGCCTCCCGCAAATTCCAGCATCAATTTCTCCGTGTTGATGCCCATCACGCAACAACCATTTTTCGACAAGAACAAAGACCAATGGGGGAATTTTTCATTTCCGATCTTTATCCGCCTCAACGACCAGGCCAAGCTAGCCGATCTTCCTCCTAAACTGGAGCGGGTGGTCCAGAAATACATGGGCGACCGTCTGGAAAAGTGGCGCAAGCAGGGAAACGTTTCCCCGGATATAAAAATATTCGAGCTGCAATTTTCTGTTCTCACCGACATCCATATGAACACGGCCGTGTCGTGGGACAAGGTGAGTGATCCGCAATATTCGCTCATCCTCGGCGGCATCGCTTTGCTCATCCTCGTCATCGCCTGCATCAACTATGTTTCCCTGGCGCTCACCACCTCTACGGCGCGGCGCACCGAGGTGGGCGTGCGCAAAGTTGTGGGGGCACAGAAAAAACAACTCGTCTACCAGTTTGGGTTGGAGTCTCTGATGCTGGCTTTTGTTTCGATGCTCCTGGGGCTGGGCCTCGTGTTTCTGTTCTTGCCGGCGTTCAATGAATTTACGGGTAAAAACATCCGGATTGGGTTGGACGATGCAAGCCTTTTGCTGGGCGCGAGCACCTCCATCACACTCGTCGTGGGCGTGTTGGCGGGAAGTTACCCGGCGCTTTTCCTTTCCGGCTTCCGGCCGGCGCAAGTGTTGAAAGGAAGCTTCACGGCCAGGCTGCAGGCAGGCTTCACACGGCCCCTGGTGGTGCTCCAGTTTGCCTTGTCGGCTTTTCTCATCATCAGTTCGGTGATCATGTACCGGCAAATGCAGTATGTCACCACCAAGGATCTCGGCTACAACAAAGATCAACTCCTGGTCATCCCCACCCAAACCAGTTGGAGCGAAGAGGCCAACAAAATGGTGGAGCGCTTCCGCACCCGCCTGCAACAGGAACCGTCGGTGGTGTCGGTGGCCGGAACGAGCATTTCGTTTAACCAGGGATGGTCGCACTATGGCTACAAGGTGAACGGCGAACACAAAGCGGCGTATGTCTATGCCGTTGACCCCTACTATCTCCATACCCTGGGTGTAGAGATGGCCATGGGAAGAAATTTTGATGCCCGCATTCCCGCCGATACCAGCGCTGTGATTGTCAATGAAGCGCTGGTGCGCGACATGCAATGGTCAGATCCGCTAAACGAATATTTGAACTGGAAAGAGGACACCGTGGGGCTGGGGGCGAAAGTCATTGGCGTGGTAAAAGACTATCACTTCCTTTCGCTGGAAAAGGACATCGAGCCGCTTTTTCTCTCCATGGATAAAAAGAACGTCGGCTACCTGGGTACCATGCTGGTGAAAGTGAACGCCACCAACCTCCCGGCTACTGTTGAAAAACTGCGCGGCGCCTGGAAGGAACTTTCACCCGACAAACCGTTCGACTATACCTTCCTGGATGAGGACGTGGCCCGCCAATATGAAAGTTACCGGCGTTGGATGGGCATCATGGGATTGTCTACGGCGTTTGCCATTCTCATTGCTTGTTTGGGACTGTTTGGATTGTCCGGTATAAACGCGGTGAATCGCACCAAGGAGATCGGTATTCGCAAAGTGATGGGAGCGACCCTTGCGCATATTTTTGTACTGCTGAATCGTCAGTATCTGACACTCGCTGTGATTGCGTTTGTGGGCGCCATTCCTGCCGCATGGTACGTGATGACGCATTGGTGGCTGGCAGATTTCAAATTCCGGATTGAATTGGGATGGGAATTGTTTGCCGTCGGCATGCTCATCGGCGTGGCCGTGGCACTGCTCACGGTGAGCTATCACGCCGTAAAAGCCGCCATGACCAATCCGGCCGAAACCCTGAAATACGAGTAG
- the lhgO gene encoding L-2-hydroxyglutarate oxidase — translation MQYDVIIVGGGAVGLATALQLKQGSPALKVVVIEKETAVANHQTGNNSNVIHSGIYYKPGSLKATNCIRGYHLLIDFCRQHEIPFELCGKVIVATSETELPYLKNIFDRGQQNGLTNLKMLNANELKHYEPHVAGIAGIHVPQTGIVDYRVVAEKYASVFQQRGGELRLGEKVLDVQMASDKVVVVTQKASYTGKLMVNCAGLYSDKIAKLTSPNVDVKIIPFRGEYYKLKKEKEYLVKTLIYPVPDPNFPFLGVHFTTMVGGGVECGPNAVLAFAREGYKKSTINFSELAETLAWPGFRKIVAKYWRTGLGEMQRSYSKAAFTKALQKLMPEIREEDLIEGGAGVRAQACDRTGGLLDDFLILEDKQVINVCNAPSPAATSSLAIGETVAKWAQSRF, via the coding sequence GTGCAATACGACGTTATCATTGTAGGTGGCGGAGCCGTCGGCCTGGCCACGGCCTTGCAACTCAAGCAAGGATCGCCCGCTTTGAAGGTGGTGGTCATCGAAAAAGAAACCGCGGTGGCCAACCACCAGACCGGTAACAACAGCAATGTGATCCACTCGGGCATTTATTATAAACCCGGCAGCCTGAAGGCCACGAATTGTATCCGCGGCTACCACTTGCTCATCGACTTTTGCCGTCAACACGAAATTCCGTTCGAGCTTTGCGGCAAGGTCATCGTGGCCACCAGCGAAACCGAACTCCCCTACCTGAAAAATATCTTCGACCGTGGGCAGCAGAACGGGTTGACTAACCTGAAGATGTTGAATGCCAACGAACTGAAACACTACGAACCCCACGTGGCCGGCATTGCGGGCATACATGTGCCCCAAACGGGCATTGTCGACTATCGCGTCGTGGCCGAAAAATACGCCAGCGTTTTCCAGCAACGGGGCGGCGAACTGCGCCTGGGTGAAAAAGTGCTCGATGTCCAGATGGCCAGCGACAAAGTGGTGGTCGTCACACAAAAGGCCAGCTACACGGGCAAGCTGATGGTGAACTGCGCGGGGCTCTATTCCGACAAGATCGCGAAACTCACATCGCCGAATGTGGACGTGAAGATCATTCCTTTCCGGGGAGAATATTACAAGCTAAAAAAAGAAAAAGAGTACCTGGTGAAGACCCTCATCTACCCGGTGCCCGACCCGAATTTCCCTTTTTTGGGCGTGCACTTCACCACGATGGTGGGAGGCGGTGTAGAGTGCGGGCCGAACGCGGTGCTGGCGTTTGCCCGGGAAGGGTATAAAAAATCGACCATCAATTTTTCGGAGCTTGCCGAAACACTGGCGTGGCCTGGATTCCGGAAGATCGTTGCCAAATACTGGCGCACAGGCCTGGGCGAAATGCAACGATCCTATTCCAAAGCAGCTTTCACCAAGGCGCTGCAAAAATTGATGCCCGAAATTCGCGAAGAAGACCTCATCGAAGGTGGCGCCGGCGTGCGGGCCCAGGCGTGCGACCGAACGGGTGGGCTATTGGACGACTTCCTGATCCTGGAAGACAAACAGGTGATCAACGTTTGCAACGCCCCCTCCCCCGCCGCCACGTCGTCGCTGGCCATTGGGGAGACCGTAGCGAAATGGGCGCAGAGCCGGTTCTGA
- a CDS encoding class II glutamine amidotransferase codes for MCRLMAYLGTPIVIDKLLYQPKNSLVNQSINARELEEPLNGDGFGIGWYVPEVYAEPVTFVSVSPAWSNRNLRNLAPKIRAHCFVAHVRAASVGEVSESNCHPFQYKNLLMMHNGGVENFTRIKRKLREPLNDELYNWIKGQTDSEHIFAYFLNYLFEHHKTIGPEAVIDAFEHTFMTLKKLMAENGIDEAAYLNMVVTNGLFTVGTRYNTSPGEPPLTLYHSEGSRYVVEDGISQMVAPEDDDHAVLVVSEKLTDDATWTLIPENHFVVVDPTLTVRIIPIKA; via the coding sequence ATGTGTCGACTCATGGCCTACCTGGGCACGCCCATTGTCATTGACAAGCTGCTGTATCAACCCAAAAATTCTCTCGTCAACCAAAGCATCAACGCCCGCGAACTGGAAGAGCCGCTCAACGGCGACGGATTTGGTATTGGCTGGTATGTTCCCGAAGTCTATGCCGAACCCGTTACGTTTGTGTCGGTGAGCCCAGCCTGGAGCAACCGAAACCTGCGCAACCTCGCCCCCAAAATCCGCGCGCACTGTTTTGTGGCGCACGTGCGGGCGGCCAGCGTGGGCGAAGTGTCGGAATCCAACTGCCATCCGTTCCAGTACAAAAATCTGCTCATGATGCACAACGGTGGCGTGGAAAACTTTACGCGCATCAAACGAAAGCTCCGCGAGCCCCTGAACGACGAGTTGTATAACTGGATCAAAGGGCAAACGGACTCCGAACACATCTTTGCCTACTTCCTGAACTACCTGTTCGAACACCACAAAACCATCGGCCCCGAGGCCGTCATCGACGCCTTCGAGCACACGTTCATGACCTTGAAGAAACTCATGGCCGAGAACGGTATCGACGAAGCAGCCTATCTGAACATGGTCGTGACCAACGGGCTGTTCACCGTGGGCACGCGCTACAACACCAGTCCCGGCGAGCCACCGCTCACCCTATACCACTCCGAAGGCAGCCGCTATGTGGTGGAAGACGGCATCAGCCAGATGGTGGCCCCGGAAGACGACGACCACGCCGTGCTGGTGGTGTCCGAAAAACTAACCGACGACGCCACGTGGACGCTTATTCCTGAAAATCATTTTGTGGTGGTGGACCCAACGCTCACGGTACGCATCATCCCCATCAAGGCCTGA
- a CDS encoding YfiR family protein, with translation MRKVPFIVLFLAVSFLPAFSQNYKMHSVFVYSFTRYVQWPDAYNQGDFEILVLGDSPIIAELKALASAKKVGDRNIKVTKIKSPAEIKKCNMLFVPADHAAQITEVMDKVNTQPILIVTEEQGLGAKGSNINFIVKDGKLAFELNQATVNRQGLKVSNELTRLAILI, from the coding sequence ATGAGAAAAGTCCCTTTTATTGTGCTTTTTCTGGCTGTAAGTTTTCTTCCGGCTTTTTCACAGAATTACAAAATGCACTCGGTCTTCGTCTATAGCTTCACCCGCTATGTGCAGTGGCCGGATGCCTACAACCAGGGCGACTTTGAGATCTTGGTACTGGGCGATTCCCCCATCATCGCCGAATTGAAAGCACTGGCCTCTGCCAAAAAGGTAGGCGACCGCAACATCAAGGTCACCAAGATCAAGAGCCCAGCCGAAATCAAAAAATGCAACATGTTGTTTGTTCCCGCCGACCACGCCGCCCAGATCACTGAGGTGATGGACAAGGTCAACACACAGCCCATCCTCATCGTGACCGAAGAGCAAGGTCTTGGCGCCAAGGGAAGCAATATTAATTTTATTGTGAAAGACGGTAAACTGGCGTTCGAACTCAACCAGGCCACCGTGAACAGACAAGGACTCAAGGTCAGCAACGAATTGACCCGCCTCGCGATATTGATCTAA